The proteins below are encoded in one region of Casimicrobium huifangae:
- the dnaJ gene encoding molecular chaperone DnaJ produces MAKKDFYSVLGVEKSASEDEIKKAYRKLAMKFHPDRNPGDKAAEESFKEAKEAYEILSDAKKRAAYDQYGHAGVDPQAAAGAGFGGFSGGNFGDAFGDIFGEIFGGGRGRQQRADSPFRGSDLRYNLEITLEEAARGTTTKLRIPTTETCEVCHGTGAEKGHDPETCPTCKGAGVVRVSQGFFSVQQTCPQCHGSGKIIKHPCKACHGAGVTKKSKTLEVKIPAGVDTDDRIRLSGEGEAGTNGGPSGDLYVVVQIKPHAVFQRDAADLHCEMPISFATAALGGELEIPTLDGKALLKIPSETQSGQVFRLKNKGIRPVRGSVTGDLYCHVQIETPVNLTSKQKELLREFEEIREKNAAKQSPKQKGFFDKLKDFFEK; encoded by the coding sequence ATGGCAAAAAAAGACTTCTACAGCGTCCTCGGGGTGGAGAAATCGGCGTCCGAGGACGAGATCAAGAAGGCCTATCGCAAGCTGGCGATGAAATTCCACCCGGACCGCAATCCGGGTGACAAGGCCGCCGAGGAAAGCTTCAAGGAGGCGAAGGAAGCCTACGAGATCCTCTCCGACGCCAAGAAGCGCGCGGCCTACGACCAGTACGGCCATGCCGGGGTTGATCCGCAGGCAGCAGCCGGTGCCGGCTTCGGCGGCTTCTCGGGCGGCAACTTCGGCGACGCCTTTGGCGACATCTTCGGCGAAATCTTTGGCGGTGGTCGTGGCCGCCAGCAGCGGGCCGATTCGCCGTTCCGTGGTTCCGACCTGCGCTACAACCTCGAAATCACGCTGGAAGAAGCGGCGCGCGGTACCACCACCAAGCTGCGCATCCCGACCACCGAGACCTGCGAGGTCTGCCACGGCACCGGGGCGGAGAAGGGCCACGACCCCGAAACCTGCCCCACCTGCAAGGGCGCGGGCGTGGTGCGGGTATCGCAGGGCTTTTTCTCGGTGCAGCAAACCTGCCCACAGTGCCACGGCAGCGGCAAGATCATCAAGCACCCCTGCAAGGCCTGTCACGGCGCGGGAGTCACCAAGAAGTCGAAGACGCTGGAAGTCAAGATTCCAGCCGGCGTCGACACCGACGACCGCATCCGCCTGTCGGGCGAGGGCGAGGCGGGCACCAACGGCGGGCCGTCGGGCGACCTTTACGTCGTAGTACAAATCAAGCCGCACGCGGTGTTCCAGCGCGACGCCGCTGACCTGCATTGCGAGATGCCGATTTCGTTCGCCACTGCGGCGCTTGGCGGTGAGCTGGAAATCCCCACACTGGATGGCAAGGCGCTGCTGAAGATTCCGTCCGAGACGCAGTCGGGTCAGGTATTCCGCCTCAAGAACAAGGGTATCCGCCCGGTACGCGGCAGCGTGACGGGTGACCTTTACTGCCACGTGCAGATTGAAACACCGGTGAATCTGACCTCGAAGCAGAAGGAACTGCTGCGCGAATTCGAGGAAATTCGCGAGAAGAATGCGGCCAAGCAGAGCCCGAAGCAGAAGGGCTTCTTCGACAAACTGAAGGACTTCTTCGAGAAGTAG
- a CDS encoding MFS transporter, with translation MTSNQRIFRALFAVALILGIAMGTRNAFSGLFLQPVSADMKWGREVFSFAVALQNLVWGASQPFIGYIADRYGARRVLIAGAVLYALGLGWTAFLSNTFTLAISGGILMGVAIACTTYSVAYSVLGKMVPPERRAWAFGISAAAGSFGQFFMIPVGQFFITQNGWSASLIGLAVITATIAPLGWYFAKLGSEGKLPQPTAATQASAGEALRTAFADRSYTLLTLGYFVCGFQVVFIGAHLTPYLLDKGIAARVGVTALALVGLFNCFGTYLAGVLAGKLPKRYVLSFIYFMRSVVIVIFLALPLSEWTVYAFAAAIGFLWLSTVPPTNAIIAQVYGVRYLGMLGGIVFFSHQIGSFLGAWLGGKLYDVTGNYNTVWMLTIALGVFAAIVHLPIDERALESRTPALA, from the coding sequence ATGACATCCAACCAACGCATCTTCCGCGCGCTGTTCGCCGTGGCGCTCATCCTCGGCATCGCGATGGGCACGCGCAACGCGTTCTCCGGGCTCTTCCTGCAGCCGGTGTCGGCCGACATGAAGTGGGGCCGCGAAGTTTTCTCGTTCGCGGTGGCGCTGCAAAACCTGGTCTGGGGCGCGTCACAGCCGTTCATCGGCTACATCGCCGACCGCTATGGCGCCAGGCGGGTGCTGATCGCAGGGGCCGTGCTGTACGCGTTGGGGCTGGGCTGGACAGCGTTCCTGAGCAACACCTTCACACTGGCCATTTCGGGCGGCATCCTGATGGGCGTGGCGATCGCCTGCACCACCTACTCGGTGGCCTACAGCGTGCTCGGCAAGATGGTGCCGCCTGAGCGCCGCGCGTGGGCCTTTGGCATCAGCGCCGCCGCCGGCTCGTTCGGCCAGTTCTTCATGATCCCGGTCGGTCAGTTCTTCATCACCCAGAATGGCTGGTCGGCGTCGCTGATTGGGCTGGCCGTCATCACCGCGACGATTGCGCCGCTGGGCTGGTATTTCGCCAAACTCGGCAGCGAAGGCAAGCTGCCGCAACCCACCGCCGCGACGCAGGCAAGCGCGGGTGAAGCACTGCGCACTGCGTTCGCCGACCGCAGCTACACGTTGCTGACGCTCGGTTACTTCGTGTGCGGCTTCCAGGTGGTCTTCATCGGCGCCCATCTCACGCCCTACCTGCTCGACAAGGGCATTGCAGCGCGCGTCGGCGTCACCGCGCTCGCGCTGGTTGGCCTGTTCAACTGCTTCGGCACCTATCTCGCGGGCGTACTCGCCGGCAAGCTGCCCAAGCGCTACGTGCTCTCGTTCATCTACTTCATGCGCTCGGTGGTGATCGTTATCTTCCTCGCGCTGCCGCTCTCCGAGTGGACGGTGTACGCCTTCGCAGCTGCGATCGGATTTTTGTGGCTATCCACCGTGCCGCCGACCAACGCGATCATCGCGCAGGTGTACGGCGTGCGCTACCTCGGCATGCTTGGTGGCATCGTGTTCTTCTCGCACCAGATCGGCAGCTTCCTCGGCGCCTGGCTCGGCGGCAAACTGTACGACGTCACCGGCAACTACAACACGGTGTGGATGCTGACCATCGCGCTAGGCGTGTTCGCCGCCATCGTGCACCTGCCGATTGATGAGAGGGCGCTGGAGAGCCGGACGCCGGCGTTGGCTTAG
- a CDS encoding class I SAM-dependent DNA methyltransferase → MQPTEVPVRNFYDGLASRYHLLYEDWEQAIVDQGHALSSLLVERGVIERMPILDAACGVGTQTLGLAKHGYDVSASDISPVAVARLNQELDDRGLAAHTSVDDIRVLHGAAPSSFAAVVACDNSIPHLLTDSDILRAFRAIRSRLRPGGVFVMSVRDYATITRVSPDVRPYGLRYVPGGRFFAVQVWEWEGDQYDLSIYLTTHLANGQVTTEVHRSRYYAISIDRLKSILAEAGFVDTKRIDGVLFQPVIVARRPDSI, encoded by the coding sequence ATGCAACCAACCGAAGTACCCGTTCGCAACTTCTATGATGGCCTCGCATCGCGCTATCACTTGCTCTATGAGGACTGGGAGCAGGCAATAGTTGATCAGGGCCACGCACTCTCGTCGCTTCTGGTTGAACGTGGCGTCATTGAGCGGATGCCAATTCTCGACGCAGCCTGCGGCGTCGGCACGCAGACGCTTGGACTTGCCAAGCACGGATACGACGTGTCCGCTTCCGACATTTCACCGGTAGCGGTAGCACGTCTCAATCAGGAACTGGACGACCGTGGGCTCGCAGCGCATACCAGCGTTGATGACATTCGGGTACTTCACGGTGCCGCCCCGTCGTCGTTTGCTGCAGTGGTGGCTTGTGACAACAGCATTCCACATCTCCTGACGGACAGTGACATCCTCCGTGCGTTTAGGGCGATTCGAAGCCGCCTGCGGCCGGGCGGCGTGTTCGTGATGTCGGTGCGCGACTACGCGACGATCACTCGTGTCAGCCCCGACGTTCGTCCTTACGGTCTGCGCTACGTGCCTGGTGGCCGATTCTTTGCCGTGCAGGTGTGGGAGTGGGAAGGGGACCAGTACGACCTGAGTATTTACCTCACCACTCACCTCGCCAATGGACAAGTGACCACCGAAGTTCACCGCAGCAGGTACTACGCGATTTCAATCGATAGGCTCAAATCAATACTTGCAGAAGCGGGCTTCGTGGATACGAAGCGTATTGACGGCGTGCTCTTCCAGCCGGTAATCGTTGCAAGGCGACCAGACTCGATCTGA
- a CDS encoding ATP-binding protein, producing the protein MFSVALTLTEEILRRERLERELRHTSQAAQKAAEDKARFLAILSHELRTPLQAVVGASQLLAARRDAGVRAEEVETIDAASKSLLTLIDGVLSYSRLEAGVVTPVLSSFGLRDCIGEAERVVLSAYTRPDVRLVVNVEPSVPPRIHTDAGMLRQILINLLGNSMKFTAAGEVRLTVTADAPARPDEPHLLRFSVADTGPGIDSETQQRLFQPFQQGGSGTVQAVATGSGLGLVICSLLVKALGGTIEMKSEPGKGTHMTFTVLAQSPAPLAAVSDLPGHSAHHAADTPLTGAASAGLEATRGPGRLRPLAVMVVEDNDVNRELLGIMLEQLGHQVTAVGDGEDAIAACEGGHFDVVLMDLNLPRIGGIEATRRILHRFAERAADRDAAPAPTIIALTASVSDADRAMCAAAGMRGFLTKPATVFSLDAALREATKGREPSAASTASSTVIGEPALDEETLNSLADLESRAAEPFLERLIARFLQGLPDDVAAVRSQWKKGDARATAARAHALAGAASAVGASALARAARSVCDAPDDATIGNMDTVAAATRLALAAWSARRYSGNAGR; encoded by the coding sequence TTGTTCAGCGTTGCCCTCACGCTCACCGAAGAGATCCTGCGCCGGGAACGGCTGGAGCGCGAGCTGCGGCACACGTCGCAGGCGGCGCAGAAAGCGGCCGAGGACAAGGCCCGCTTCCTCGCCATTCTGAGCCATGAGTTGCGCACGCCGCTGCAGGCGGTGGTCGGGGCCAGCCAGTTGCTGGCAGCGCGGCGAGACGCTGGCGTTCGTGCCGAGGAGGTGGAAACCATCGATGCTGCCAGCAAATCGCTGCTGACGCTGATCGACGGCGTGCTGTCGTATTCGCGGTTGGAGGCGGGTGTGGTCACGCCGGTGCTCAGCAGTTTCGGGCTGCGCGATTGCATTGGTGAGGCCGAGCGCGTGGTGCTCTCTGCCTATACGCGGCCAGACGTGCGGCTGGTGGTCAATGTCGAACCGTCGGTACCGCCGAGGATTCACACTGATGCCGGCATGCTGCGGCAAATTCTGATCAACCTGCTCGGCAACTCGATGAAGTTCACCGCGGCGGGTGAAGTGCGACTGACCGTGACAGCCGATGCGCCCGCGCGCCCGGACGAGCCGCATCTGCTGCGCTTCAGTGTGGCGGACACCGGGCCGGGCATCGACTCGGAGACGCAGCAGCGCCTGTTCCAGCCGTTCCAGCAGGGTGGCAGCGGCACAGTGCAGGCAGTTGCGACGGGCAGCGGCCTCGGCCTGGTGATCTGTTCACTGCTGGTGAAGGCGCTGGGCGGAACCATTGAAATGAAGAGCGAGCCCGGCAAGGGCACCCACATGACATTCACCGTTCTTGCGCAATCACCTGCGCCGCTTGCCGCCGTTTCTGATCTGCCGGGGCACAGCGCACATCATGCTGCCGACACACCGCTGACCGGCGCTGCCAGCGCCGGGCTGGAGGCAACTCGCGGGCCGGGGCGTTTGCGCCCATTGGCAGTGATGGTGGTGGAAGACAACGATGTCAACCGCGAGTTGCTTGGCATCATGCTCGAACAGCTTGGTCACCAGGTGACCGCCGTAGGCGACGGTGAAGATGCGATCGCGGCGTGTGAAGGCGGCCACTTTGATGTGGTGCTGATGGATCTCAATCTGCCCCGTATCGGTGGCATTGAAGCAACCCGACGCATCCTGCACCGTTTTGCCGAACGGGCCGCAGACAGGGATGCGGCACCGGCTCCAACCATCATCGCCCTGACCGCCAGTGTCAGCGATGCCGACCGTGCGATGTGCGCGGCCGCCGGTATGCGCGGCTTCCTGACCAAGCCGGCGACCGTGTTCAGTCTCGATGCCGCACTTCGCGAAGCGACGAAGGGCCGGGAGCCGTCGGCGGCGTCGACCGCATCATCGACAGTGATCGGCGAACCGGCGCTGGACGAGGAGACGCTCAATTCACTGGCTGACCTCGAATCGCGTGCTGCCGAGCCATTCCTTGAGCGCCTGATTGCCCGCTTCCTGCAGGGCTTGCCAGACGACGTGGCTGCGGTTCGCAGCCAGTGGAAAAAGGGCGATGCCCGCGCCACTGCGGCCCGCGCCCATGCGCTCGCCGGCGCTGCGTCTGCGGTCGGCGCAAGTGCCCTGGCCCGCGCAGCGCGCAGCGTTTGCGACGCGCCGGATGACGCGACGATTGGCAACATGGACACGGTTGCTGCTGCCACTCGTCTGGCACTGGCAGCGTGGAGCGCCCGGCGTTACAGCGGTAATGCCGGTCGTTGA
- a CDS encoding IS5 family transposase translates to MKQQTLAAAADQGAGFEQYRRATKRDVFLATMEQIVPWSELCAVIEPHYPKPGNGRPPVGLERMLRMYFVQHWFNLADEACEEALLDSTALRRFVGIDLGRERVPDGTTLLKFRRLLEQHKLGEQLFATVGRVLQERGLKVGTGTIVDATIIGAPSSTKNAEKARDPEMCQTKKGQQWYFGMKMHIGVDSRTGLTHSAVVTAANVHDKHPLPELLHGAERRVYGDSAYASQKELISSKAPQARDFTNQRVRSGGEIDEVERAKNRNKSRVRARVEHVFAVVKRLWGFSKVRYRGLAKNATRSFVALGLANIYLARKRLMA, encoded by the coding sequence ATGAAGCAACAGACTCTAGCTGCAGCGGCCGATCAAGGTGCCGGATTTGAACAGTACCGGCGCGCAACCAAGCGCGACGTGTTCCTCGCAACGATGGAGCAGATCGTGCCGTGGTCCGAACTGTGCGCCGTCATTGAGCCGCACTATCCCAAGCCGGGCAATGGGCGCCCGCCGGTTGGGCTGGAGCGCATGCTGCGCATGTACTTCGTGCAGCACTGGTTCAACCTGGCAGACGAGGCCTGCGAGGAGGCATTGCTGGACAGCACGGCACTGCGCCGCTTTGTGGGTATCGACCTTGGCCGCGAGCGCGTGCCCGACGGCACGACGCTGTTGAAGTTCCGCCGTCTTCTGGAGCAGCACAAGCTGGGCGAGCAACTGTTTGCCACGGTCGGTCGGGTACTGCAGGAGCGGGGGCTGAAGGTAGGTACGGGCACGATTGTGGATGCCACCATCATCGGCGCCCCGAGTTCGACGAAGAACGCCGAGAAGGCGCGTGATCCCGAGATGTGCCAGACGAAGAAGGGCCAGCAGTGGTACTTCGGCATGAAGATGCACATCGGGGTGGACAGCCGCACAGGGCTGACGCACAGCGCGGTGGTGACTGCGGCGAACGTGCACGACAAGCACCCGCTGCCTGAGCTGCTGCACGGAGCCGAGCGGCGCGTGTACGGCGACAGCGCCTATGCCAGCCAGAAGGAGTTGATCAGCTCGAAGGCGCCACAGGCGCGGGACTTCACCAACCAGCGGGTGCGCAGCGGTGGCGAGATAGACGAAGTCGAGCGGGCGAAGAACCGCAACAAGTCCAGGGTGCGCGCCCGTGTGGAGCACGTGTTCGCGGTGGTCAAGCGGCTGTGGGGCTTCAGCAAGGTGCGCTACCGTGGCTTGGCGAAGAACGCGACGCGCTCGTTCGTGGCGCTCGGTCTGGCCAACATCTACCTGGCGCGCAAGCGCCTGATGGCATGA
- a CDS encoding response regulator transcription factor, whose translation MSANTVSPQIRVAIADDHPIVRAGVRGIFSSDRSIQVVGEAEDGQSAITLIRKGGVDVLLLDLAMPGRAGLSLLRQVLDEAPELRVIVFTAYDPVSHKERALALGASGYVAKDSRPAEILDAIHQSMLRPVQKRVASNEGEPHTQLSLRQYDIFIRLVRGESVTDIAKDLHLSVKTVSTHKVTVQKRLGAQSVVDLVRYAVQHQLVNPDV comes from the coding sequence ATGAGTGCAAATACTGTCAGTCCGCAGATTCGTGTTGCGATCGCGGATGATCACCCCATTGTCCGCGCCGGCGTGCGCGGCATCTTTTCGTCCGACCGCAGCATTCAGGTGGTGGGCGAAGCCGAAGATGGTCAATCCGCCATCACCCTGATCCGCAAGGGCGGCGTTGACGTTCTGTTGCTGGATCTCGCCATGCCCGGCCGCGCCGGGCTGTCGCTGTTGCGTCAAGTGCTGGACGAAGCGCCCGAGTTGCGCGTGATCGTGTTCACTGCCTACGACCCGGTCTCGCACAAGGAGCGCGCGCTCGCGTTGGGCGCATCGGGCTACGTCGCCAAGGATTCGCGCCCGGCCGAGATTCTCGACGCCATCCACCAATCGATGTTGCGACCGGTGCAAAAGCGGGTCGCCAGCAACGAGGGTGAGCCCCACACCCAACTCTCGCTGCGGCAGTACGACATCTTCATCCGCTTGGTGCGCGGCGAATCGGTCACCGACATCGCGAAAGATCTGCACCTGAGCGTGAAAACGGTCAGCACCCACAAGGTTACCGTGCAAAAGCGGCTCGGCGCGCAATCGGTGGTTGATCTCGTGCGATACGCCGTGCAGCATCAACTGGTGAATCCGGACGTTTGA
- a CDS encoding ATP-binding protein: protein MLKSPDDLAALAEFHCVLLRGLPGTGKSTLAQRLALEHGFIHLEADHHFVVDGVYRFDPARVADAHAIVARDALAALQAGRRVVVANTHVRLWEMAAVIGAARLANRSFCVVECTGTWPNVHDVPAEAMRRMRERWEPLPAEFGAVSFSISAD, encoded by the coding sequence ATGCTCAAGTCTCCCGACGATCTTGCGGCGCTAGCCGAATTCCACTGCGTGCTGCTGCGTGGCCTGCCCGGCACCGGCAAGAGCACGCTGGCGCAACGGCTGGCGCTGGAGCACGGTTTTATTCATCTCGAAGCGGACCACCATTTCGTGGTGGACGGCGTTTACCGTTTCGACCCGGCCCGGGTCGCCGACGCCCATGCCATCGTGGCGCGTGATGCGCTGGCGGCACTGCAGGCGGGCCGGCGCGTGGTGGTCGCCAACACCCACGTGCGCCTGTGGGAGATGGCAGCGGTGATCGGGGCTGCGCGCCTTGCCAACCGGTCGTTTTGCGTGGTGGAGTGCACCGGCACATGGCCGAATGTGCACGATGTGCCGGCCGAGGCAATGCGGCGCATGCGCGAGCGCTGGGAGCCGCTTCCGGCAGAATTCGGGGCAGTCAGCTTTTCGATATCGGCTGATTGA
- a CDS encoding TonB-dependent receptor — translation MIFAHCSPLHRTTFLVVCIAFAPEVFAGGEQALEKVVVTGNVTSIGVADAASVGTVTQKQLEARTVYRPGELLESVPGLIVSQHSGEGKANQFYLRGFNLDHGTDLRTTVDGMLVNQRSHGHGQGWTDVNFVIPELASRLEYRKGPYFASEGDFSSAGAVHLKYADALPQGIASLGVGQNGYRRALIADSPAFADGRLLYAIEWLNNDGPFVHPDRFRKLNGVLRYGRGDAGNGFNVTAMAYKASWNSSDQITQRAIDAGLIRSRFDAIDPTDGGAAHRYSLSGAWRRSDVQSSTEANAYLIDNQLALFSNFTYVLDNPVDGDQFAQPDRRRTAGLNLRHTWQQVGLGSESENTVGMQAQSDNIFNGLLSTRARQTIGVTRQDHIVESSLALYGENATRWAPWLRSVAGLRADAYRFKVNSDNAVNSGTAREAIVNPKLSLVAGPWASTEFYVNAGGGFHSNDARGTTIRVDPKTGDAADRVTPLVRSRGAELGVRGNWLPGLQTSLAIYRLDLASELLFVGDAGTTEASRPSRRVGFELANYYKLGNWLTVDADVAFARARFRDADPTGNRIPGAVEGVASLAIAVDNLGPWFGAAQLRYFGPRPLLEDNSVRSSSTIVFNARLGYRVSPKMRVELEGFNLANRRASAIDYYYTSRLPGEAVAGVDAIHFHPVESRSFRLTLAMNF, via the coding sequence ATGATATTCGCTCACTGCTCTCCACTACATCGAACCACATTTCTCGTCGTCTGCATCGCTTTCGCGCCGGAAGTTTTTGCTGGCGGCGAGCAGGCACTTGAGAAGGTTGTCGTTACCGGCAATGTGACCAGCATCGGTGTGGCTGATGCTGCAAGCGTGGGCACCGTCACGCAAAAGCAGCTTGAAGCGCGCACGGTCTATCGGCCCGGCGAGTTGCTGGAATCGGTGCCGGGCCTGATCGTCAGCCAGCACAGCGGCGAGGGCAAGGCCAACCAGTTCTACCTGCGTGGCTTCAATCTCGATCACGGCACCGACCTGCGTACGACGGTGGACGGCATGCTGGTGAACCAGCGATCGCATGGGCACGGTCAGGGCTGGACGGATGTGAATTTCGTCATTCCCGAGCTGGCCAGCCGTCTTGAATATCGCAAGGGGCCGTACTTTGCGAGCGAGGGCGATTTCTCGTCGGCCGGTGCGGTGCATCTCAAATACGCCGATGCCCTTCCGCAAGGCATTGCCTCGCTCGGGGTCGGGCAAAACGGCTATCGCCGCGCGCTGATTGCCGACTCGCCGGCCTTCGCCGATGGCCGACTGCTTTATGCCATTGAATGGCTCAACAACGACGGGCCGTTCGTGCATCCGGATCGTTTCCGCAAGCTCAACGGCGTGCTGCGCTATGGTCGCGGCGACGCGGGCAATGGCTTCAACGTCACCGCGATGGCGTACAAGGCAAGCTGGAATTCGAGCGACCAGATCACGCAACGCGCCATCGACGCCGGGCTGATCCGCAGCCGATTCGACGCGATTGACCCAACCGACGGCGGCGCCGCGCATCGCTACAGCCTGTCGGGTGCATGGCGGCGCAGCGACGTGCAGTCGAGTACGGAGGCCAATGCCTACCTGATCGACAACCAGCTCGCGCTGTTCTCCAATTTCACCTACGTTCTCGACAACCCGGTCGATGGCGACCAGTTCGCGCAACCGGACCGCCGCCGCACTGCGGGGCTCAACCTGCGCCATACCTGGCAGCAGGTAGGGCTGGGGAGCGAATCAGAGAACACGGTTGGCATGCAGGCGCAGAGCGACAACATCTTCAACGGCCTGCTCAGCACCAGAGCTCGGCAGACCATTGGCGTGACGCGACAGGATCACATCGTCGAGAGCAGCCTCGCCCTGTATGGCGAGAACGCCACGAGATGGGCGCCGTGGCTGCGCTCGGTCGCCGGGTTGCGGGCGGATGCCTACCGCTTCAAGGTGAACAGCGATAACGCTGTCAATAGCGGCACCGCTCGCGAAGCCATCGTCAATCCGAAGCTCTCGCTGGTCGCCGGGCCGTGGGCGAGTACCGAGTTCTACGTCAATGCAGGCGGCGGCTTTCACAGCAACGATGCGCGCGGTACGACGATCCGCGTCGACCCAAAAACCGGCGACGCGGCGGACCGCGTGACGCCGCTGGTGCGTTCGCGCGGGGCCGAGCTGGGCGTGCGTGGCAACTGGCTGCCCGGTCTGCAAACGTCGCTGGCGATCTACCGGCTCGATCTCGCGTCCGAATTGCTGTTTGTCGGCGACGCCGGTACCACCGAGGCGAGCCGGCCCAGTCGACGAGTCGGCTTTGAGTTGGCGAATTACTACAAGCTCGGCAACTGGCTGACCGTGGATGCCGACGTCGCGTTCGCCCGCGCGCGATTCCGCGACGCTGATCCTACCGGCAATCGCATCCCGGGTGCCGTCGAGGGCGTGGCGTCGCTGGCCATCGCGGTGGACAACCTCGGTCCGTGGTTCGGTGCAGCGCAGTTGCGATACTTCGGGCCAAGACCGCTGCTGGAAGACAACAGTGTCCGCTCCAGCAGCACGATCGTATTCAACGCGCGCCTTGGCTATCGGGTGTCGCCCAAGATGCGTGTCGAGCTCGAAGGCTTCAATCTGGCCAACCGCAGAGCGTCTGCGATTGACTATTACTACACGTCGCGGTTGCCGGGCGAGGCTGTTGCCGGCGTGGATGCGATTCACTTTCATCCGGTCGAGTCGCGTTCATTCCGGTTGACGCTGGCGATGAACTTCTAG
- a CDS encoding cache domain-containing protein has translation MSDRSPPPNSAADNVAGDVVGGRTVAAAPADTRSSTQSAVSLPASGNRPRALRLRTLLTVPFVLLIVAPAMVIAGSLLYTGLQAVDVLSRQLMEDISARVGQAAVHQLEEAAITLRSTFPNSEVNQNASLDMFIDDERLERKLFELTADTRTTGYLYFGRENGSFVGVDRGRPGARAAATVRLQKSGGEPRTIYSARAPGDRTRLIETESRVYDARSRVWYQLAKAAQRLTWTPVYVSFASGALVTTAAQPVVSPSGTLFGVLAADVELSELSTFMKTVAVSANGVAFIVDRDGMLVASSTPEQPFRNEDGVQKRVAARDSQFELVRAAAQWWRVSGRRGSASPNIDLITSTGESVDVASRHVGSIDGIDWDIVVAIPRSDFTAPIVKNAVGMFFVILAALAAALMLGLWVLRRVTRDVDHLVAATRDASADGLPATMPVTALAETGVLAQAFGEMVLRLRQSLLTIRNQNDQFAQLNATLEDRVERRTTQLAEQNLRQH, from the coding sequence ATGAGTGACCGTTCACCGCCTCCGAATTCCGCCGCAGACAACGTCGCTGGCGATGTCGTTGGCGGACGTACGGTTGCTGCCGCGCCGGCAGACACCCGTTCCAGCACTCAATCCGCCGTCAGCCTGCCAGCTTCCGGAAACCGGCCACGCGCGCTGCGGCTGCGCACACTGTTGACGGTGCCGTTTGTTCTGCTGATTGTGGCGCCCGCCATGGTGATCGCCGGGTCACTGCTCTATACCGGCCTGCAGGCCGTCGATGTACTGTCGCGACAGCTGATGGAGGACATCTCTGCCAGGGTCGGGCAGGCGGCGGTGCACCAGCTCGAAGAAGCGGCGATCACGCTGCGCTCGACCTTTCCGAACAGCGAGGTTAACCAGAACGCCTCGCTCGACATGTTTATCGACGATGAGCGGCTTGAACGCAAACTGTTCGAACTAACCGCCGACACCCGCACCACTGGCTATCTCTACTTCGGTCGCGAGAACGGCAGCTTCGTCGGCGTCGACCGCGGGCGCCCCGGCGCGCGCGCGGCAGCCACGGTCCGCCTGCAGAAATCGGGTGGTGAGCCACGAACCATCTACTCGGCCCGGGCGCCGGGCGACCGCACCCGGCTTATTGAAACCGAGTCGCGGGTCTACGATGCCCGCAGTCGCGTCTGGTATCAGCTCGCCAAGGCGGCGCAGCGCCTGACCTGGACGCCGGTGTACGTGTCGTTCGCCTCCGGTGCGCTGGTCACCACGGCGGCACAACCGGTGGTGAGCCCGAGCGGCACCCTGTTCGGCGTGCTTGCAGCCGACGTTGAGCTCTCCGAGTTGAGCACCTTCATGAAGACCGTGGCGGTGAGCGCCAACGGGGTCGCCTTCATTGTTGATCGCGATGGCATGCTGGTGGCGTCATCGACGCCGGAGCAGCCGTTCCGCAACGAAGATGGCGTGCAGAAGCGGGTCGCGGCCCGCGACAGCCAGTTCGAGCTGGTGCGGGCGGCAGCCCAGTGGTGGCGGGTGTCCGGCCGACGCGGGTCGGCATCGCCCAACATCGATCTGATCACCTCCACTGGTGAGTCGGTCGACGTTGCCTCGCGGCATGTCGGCAGCATCGACGGCATCGACTGGGACATCGTGGTCGCCATCCCGCGCAGCGATTTCACCGCGCCGATCGTGAAGAACGCGGTCGGCATGTTCTTCGTCATCCTCGCCGCGCTGGCTGCCGCGCTGATGCTCGGGCTCTGGGTGTTGCGCCGGGTCACGCGTGACGTCGATCATCTGGTGGCGGCCACTCGCGATGCTTCGGCTGACGGCTTGCCGGCGACGATGCCGGTTACCGCGCTGGCCGAAACCGGTGTGCTGGCGCAGGCGTTTGGCGAGATGGTGCTGCGCCTGCGGCAATCGCTGCTGACCATCCGTAACCAGAACGACCAGTTCGCGCAGCTCAACGCCACACTGGAAGACCGCGTCGAGCGTCGGACCACCCAGCTCGCCGAGCAGAACCTCAGGCAACACTGA